A window of the Williamsia phyllosphaerae genome harbors these coding sequences:
- a CDS encoding valine--tRNA ligase → MTELPAPAVSLPKSWEPAAHESAIYQRWIDGGYFTADAAGDKPPFSIVIPPPNVNGSLHMGHAFEHVLMDTLSRRRRMQGYEVLWLPGMDHAAIAMQAMVEKRLAAQGIARDALGREAFIDKVWEAKAEISGDIGGQMRRLGDSVDWSRERFTMDEGLSRAVHTVFKRMFDDGLIYRAERLVNWSPTLQTAISDIEVTYDDVEGELVSFRYGAMDDAEPHVVVATTRLETMLGDTAIAVHPDDERYAHLVGTELPHPFLERSIPVVADDYVDPEFGTGAVKITPAHDPNDFALGRRHGLAMPTIMDTSAHICDTGTQFDGLDRFAARVAVREALAEQGRIVKEVRPYLHSVGHSERSGEAIEPRLSMQWWVRVETLAKSAGDAVRNGDTVIHPASMEPRWFGWVDDMHDWCISRQLWWGHRIPIFYGPDGDVVCVGPGEEPPAGYEQDPDVLDTWFSSGLWPFSTMGWPDQTADLAKFYPTSVLVTGYDILFFWVARMMMFGTYVGATMDGDNGVPFRDLFLHGLVRDEHGRKMSKSKGNGIDPLDWVDRFGADALRFTLARGATPGGDLSVGDDHAEASRNFATKMFNATKFALMNGARLGELPDRATLTDADRWILGRLDEVLRDADAGFESYEFAKACEALYHFARDEFCDWYVELAKVQVYAGADGVVDTDRAQATAIVLGTVLDSILRMLHPVMPFVTEVLWTTLTGEETLVTASWPTAIGDTADAQAAQRISDTQRLVTEVRRFRGDQGIADNKRVPTRLDGIDAAGLGSVRPYVDSLAKLSAAGDDFSATATIDVRLSSATIRVELDTSESIDVDAEKRRLAKDLAAAEKELAQTTGKLGNEQFLAKAPEPVVEKIRNRQRIATEEVERIRAKLDELGGA, encoded by the coding sequence GTGACCGAACTCCCAGCACCTGCCGTCTCGCTGCCCAAGTCCTGGGAACCCGCCGCCCACGAGTCCGCGATCTATCAGCGCTGGATCGACGGCGGGTACTTCACCGCCGATGCGGCCGGCGACAAGCCCCCGTTCTCCATCGTCATACCGCCGCCCAACGTCAACGGTTCGTTGCACATGGGCCACGCTTTCGAGCACGTCCTGATGGACACGCTCTCCCGCCGTCGCCGGATGCAGGGCTACGAGGTGCTGTGGCTGCCCGGTATGGACCACGCCGCCATCGCGATGCAGGCCATGGTCGAGAAGCGCCTGGCCGCACAGGGCATCGCCCGCGACGCGCTGGGCCGCGAGGCGTTCATCGACAAGGTGTGGGAGGCCAAGGCCGAGATCAGCGGCGACATCGGCGGCCAGATGCGCCGGCTCGGGGACAGCGTCGACTGGTCCCGTGAACGTTTCACCATGGACGAGGGGCTGTCCCGCGCCGTGCACACGGTGTTCAAGCGCATGTTCGACGACGGCCTGATCTACCGCGCCGAGCGGCTCGTCAACTGGTCGCCGACCCTGCAGACCGCGATCAGCGACATCGAGGTGACCTACGACGACGTCGAGGGCGAGCTCGTCAGCTTCCGGTACGGGGCGATGGACGACGCCGAGCCGCACGTCGTCGTGGCCACCACCCGACTGGAGACGATGCTGGGCGACACCGCGATCGCGGTGCATCCCGACGACGAGCGCTACGCCCACCTGGTGGGCACCGAACTCCCGCACCCGTTCCTCGAGCGGTCCATCCCGGTCGTCGCCGACGACTACGTCGATCCCGAGTTCGGCACCGGCGCGGTCAAGATCACCCCGGCGCACGACCCCAACGACTTCGCGCTCGGCCGGCGTCACGGGTTGGCGATGCCCACGATCATGGACACCTCCGCCCACATCTGCGACACCGGAACACAGTTCGACGGACTCGACCGGTTCGCCGCCCGCGTCGCGGTGCGCGAGGCGCTCGCCGAGCAGGGCCGCATCGTCAAGGAGGTGCGCCCCTACCTGCACAGCGTCGGACACTCCGAGCGCAGCGGCGAGGCCATCGAGCCGCGGCTGAGCATGCAGTGGTGGGTGCGGGTCGAGACGTTGGCGAAATCGGCCGGTGACGCGGTCCGCAACGGGGACACCGTGATCCACCCGGCGTCGATGGAGCCGCGCTGGTTCGGCTGGGTCGACGACATGCACGACTGGTGCATCTCGCGTCAGCTGTGGTGGGGACACCGGATCCCCATCTTCTACGGCCCCGACGGCGATGTGGTCTGCGTCGGGCCGGGGGAGGAGCCGCCCGCCGGGTACGAGCAGGATCCCGACGTCCTCGACACGTGGTTCTCGTCGGGCCTCTGGCCGTTCTCGACGATGGGATGGCCGGACCAGACGGCCGATCTGGCCAAGTTCTATCCGACCAGCGTCCTGGTCACCGGGTACGACATCCTGTTCTTCTGGGTGGCCCGGATGATGATGTTCGGCACCTACGTCGGCGCCACGATGGACGGCGACAACGGCGTCCCGTTCCGGGATCTGTTCCTGCACGGACTGGTCCGCGACGAACACGGCCGCAAGATGTCGAAGTCGAAGGGCAACGGCATCGACCCGCTCGACTGGGTCGACCGGTTCGGCGCCGACGCCCTGCGGTTCACCCTGGCCCGCGGCGCCACCCCCGGCGGCGACCTGTCCGTCGGCGACGACCACGCCGAGGCATCGCGCAACTTCGCCACCAAGATGTTCAACGCCACCAAGTTCGCGCTGATGAACGGAGCGCGTCTGGGCGAGCTACCGGACCGCGCCACGCTGACCGACGCCGACCGGTGGATCCTCGGCCGCCTCGACGAGGTGCTTCGCGACGCCGACGCCGGGTTCGAGTCGTACGAGTTCGCGAAGGCGTGCGAGGCGCTCTACCACTTCGCGCGCGACGAGTTCTGCGACTGGTACGTCGAATTGGCGAAGGTCCAGGTCTACGCGGGCGCCGACGGCGTCGTCGACACCGACCGTGCGCAGGCCACGGCCATCGTGCTCGGCACGGTGCTCGACTCGATCCTGCGGATGCTGCACCCGGTCATGCCGTTCGTCACCGAGGTGCTGTGGACCACGCTGACGGGTGAGGAGACCCTGGTCACCGCGTCGTGGCCCACGGCCATCGGCGACACGGCCGATGCGCAGGCCGCCCAACGCATCTCCGACACCCAGCGACTCGTCACCGAGGTCCGACGGTTCCGCGGCGACCAGGGGATCGCCGACAACAAGCGCGTCCCCACCCGCCTCGACGGCATCGACGCCGCCGGGCTGGGGTCGGTGCGCCCCTACGTCGACTCGCTGGCGAAGCTCTCGGCCGCCGGCGACGACTTCTCGGCGACCGCGACCATCGACGTGCGGTTGAGTTCGGCGACGATCCGGGTCGAACTCGACACCTCCGAGTCGATCGACGTCGACGCCGAGAAGCGCCGGCTGGCCAAGGATCTCGCTGCTGCGGAGAAGGAGCTGGCGCAGACCACCGGCAAGCTCGGCAACGAGCAGTTCCTGGCCAAGGCGCCCGAACCGGTCGTGGAGAAGATCAGGAACCGTCAGCGCATCGCCACCGAGGAGGTCGAGCGCATCCGCGCGAAGCTCGACGAGCTGGGTGGGGCGTGA
- the folC gene encoding bifunctional tetrahydrofolate synthase/dihydrofolate synthase, protein MSTPQNALGVPTADDLAEFAEVEAELDDRWPETKIEPSLTRMVALMDVLGSPQKGYASIHIAGTNGKTSVTRMIDSLLTALHRRTGRITSPHLQLATERISVDGAPISPRLYVDTYRELEPFITMVDDSSIAQGGPRMSKFEVLTAMAYAVFAEAPVDVAVVETGLGGTWDATNVIEPSVAVITPIAMDHADYLGDTLTAIAGEKAGIIKPANPDDIVPVDPVTILAAQDPEAGSVLMARVAEAETLVARQDSEFRVLERRTAVGGQMLELQGLGGVYSEIFLPVHGGHQANNAVLALAAVEAFFGAGADRQLDIDAVRAGFAAVTTPGRLERVRTAPSVFLDAAHNPHGAAALARSLVEEFDFRRLIAVVGVMRDKDAVGLLTALEPVVDSVVLTNNGSPRAMDTTDLADLALPIFGEDRVDVRPFLPEAVEAAVAAAEETGDELDQMSGAGVVITGSVVTAGAARTLFGKDPS, encoded by the coding sequence GTGAGCACCCCGCAGAACGCCCTCGGTGTCCCGACCGCCGACGACCTCGCCGAGTTCGCCGAGGTCGAGGCCGAACTCGACGACCGCTGGCCGGAGACGAAGATCGAGCCGTCCCTGACCCGGATGGTCGCACTGATGGACGTCCTCGGCTCGCCGCAGAAGGGGTACGCGTCGATCCACATCGCCGGCACCAACGGCAAGACGTCGGTCACCCGGATGATCGACTCGTTGCTCACCGCGCTGCACCGCCGGACCGGTCGGATCACGAGCCCGCACCTGCAGCTCGCGACCGAACGCATCTCGGTCGACGGGGCACCGATCTCCCCGCGGCTCTACGTCGACACCTACCGCGAACTCGAACCGTTCATCACCATGGTCGACGACTCGTCGATCGCCCAGGGTGGTCCGCGGATGAGCAAGTTCGAGGTGCTCACCGCGATGGCGTACGCGGTGTTCGCCGAGGCGCCGGTGGATGTCGCCGTCGTCGAGACCGGCCTCGGCGGCACCTGGGACGCCACCAACGTCATCGAACCGTCGGTCGCGGTCATCACCCCGATCGCCATGGACCACGCGGACTACCTCGGCGACACGCTCACGGCGATCGCGGGGGAGAAGGCGGGCATCATCAAGCCCGCCAACCCCGACGACATCGTGCCGGTCGATCCCGTCACGATCCTCGCCGCCCAGGACCCCGAGGCCGGCAGTGTCCTCATGGCCCGCGTCGCCGAGGCCGAGACACTGGTCGCGCGGCAGGACTCCGAGTTCCGGGTCCTTGAGCGGCGCACCGCCGTCGGCGGTCAGATGCTCGAACTGCAGGGGCTCGGCGGCGTCTACTCCGAGATCTTCCTGCCGGTCCACGGTGGGCACCAGGCGAACAACGCGGTGCTCGCGCTCGCGGCGGTCGAGGCCTTCTTCGGTGCCGGCGCCGACCGGCAACTCGACATCGACGCCGTTCGCGCGGGATTCGCCGCCGTGACCACCCCCGGGCGCCTCGAGCGCGTACGCACGGCACCGTCGGTGTTCCTCGACGCGGCCCACAACCCCCACGGGGCGGCCGCACTCGCCCGCAGCCTGGTCGAGGAGTTCGACTTCCGTCGTCTCATCGCGGTCGTCGGTGTCATGCGGGACAAGGACGCCGTCGGACTGCTGACCGCCCTGGAACCCGTCGTGGACTCGGTGGTGCTCACCAACAACGGGTCGCCCCGCGCGATGGACACGACCGATCTCGCCGACCTGGCCCTGCCGATCTTCGGCGAGGACCGGGTCGACGTGCGACCGTTCCTGCCCGAGGCGGTCGAGGCCGCGGTGGCCGCCGCAGAGGAGACCGGCGACGAGCTGGATCAGATGTCCGGCGCAGGCGTGGTGATCACCGGCTCGGTGGTGACCGCGGGTGCGGCCCGCACGTTGTTCGGAAAGGACCCCTCATGA
- a CDS encoding DUF4233 domain-containing protein, with translation MAGTLILEFIVVLLALPIVARVGGGLTWVSGVYLVVLALLMVLGAGVQGRPWALQFDLALQVLLIVGVVFHWSIAAVGIVFGLVWLYIAYIKRDVRLRIERGLLPGQEPIGDAGADPA, from the coding sequence ATGGCCGGGACGCTGATCCTCGAGTTCATCGTCGTCCTGCTGGCCCTGCCCATCGTGGCCCGGGTCGGCGGCGGTCTGACGTGGGTGTCGGGCGTCTACCTGGTCGTCCTGGCGCTGCTCATGGTCCTGGGCGCCGGTGTGCAGGGACGTCCGTGGGCCCTGCAGTTCGATCTCGCCCTGCAGGTCCTTCTCATCGTCGGCGTGGTCTTCCACTGGTCGATCGCGGCGGTCGGCATCGTCTTCGGGCTGGTCTGGCTGTACATCGCCTACATCAAGCGCGACGTCCGACTGCGGATCGAGCGGGGACTGCTACCCGGTCAGGAGCCGATCGGGGACGCGGGCGCCGATCCGGCTTGA
- the ndk gene encoding nucleoside-diphosphate kinase produces the protein MTERTLILIKPDGVARAVVGEIISRIERKGLSLVALELRTASDDVARGHYAEHEDKPFFGSLLEFITSGPLVAAVVEGPRAIAAFRQLAGGTDPVEKAVPGTIRGDLALNTQNNLVHGSDSPESAEREIALWFPGLS, from the coding sequence GTGACCGAACGCACCCTGATCCTGATCAAGCCCGACGGCGTCGCCCGGGCAGTGGTCGGCGAGATCATCAGCCGAATCGAACGCAAGGGCCTGTCCCTGGTGGCCCTCGAACTGCGGACCGCGAGCGACGACGTCGCTCGCGGCCATTACGCCGAGCACGAGGACAAACCGTTCTTCGGATCGCTGCTGGAGTTCATCACCTCCGGGCCACTGGTGGCCGCGGTCGTCGAGGGCCCACGGGCGATCGCCGCGTTCCGGCAACTCGCCGGTGGCACGGACCCGGTCGAGAAGGCCGTCCCCGGCACGATCCGGGGCGACCTCGCGCTGAACACGCAGAACAATCTGGTGCACGGATCCGACTCGCCCGAGTCGGCCGAGCGCGAGATCGCACTCTGGTTCCCCGGACTGTCCTGA
- a CDS encoding translation initiation factor IF-2 N-terminal domain-containing protein codes for MADNGSSEDLNTADSNAESTPAQEFPHKLRVHALARILGIPSREVLVHLAELGIVARSPQSSIDRSAAVQVRDRIAEPAAADPEATPGAPAPVDVPAADPAPEAPVESARAASAPADVSSESTTPSLFSAVEAVEPTTKADAGDSSQGPLFLQPQAPEPSTRRRTQRADKPAPADDVATTPSDDDATSTRSESPAATAEDSDGSTDGADNDSGGDNDGDGSGSGSRRRRRGRRGRGRGRGDQVAGEQNSDLDDSSDDESTGSSDDSGTDSAAADSRPDDAEQSDTTTTEPRSGRRGGGRRGSGAKNADATAGNADDTAGEKPDDQKSGQNTSAGDKSDGKSSDGDDTSTKDTGSDEADTRDDDSDDDDSSANNRRRRRRRRRKGGADGDDQPSDDPPNTVVHEREPRAKSRSSSSSSTRDRDEVQGISGSTRLEAKRQRRRDGRDAGRRRPPILTESEFLARREAVDRVMVVRERSANVGLSDDSDQTTAPTEDYTQVAVLEDGVLVEHFVTTSTSSSMVGNIFLGRVQNVLPGMEAAFVDIGRGRNGVLYAGEVNWDAAGLDGGSRKIEQALRPGDPVVVQVSKDPVGHKGARLTTQISLAGRYLVYVPGGSSTGISRKLPDVERKRLKQILSKLVPAEAGVIIRTASEGVSAEELSADIDRLKAQWAQIEEATAGAGKAKGASPQALYEEPDLLVKVVRDLFNEDFKKLVVDGDSAWDHVQGYVESVAPDLADRLVKFTKPHADSPDAFVVHRIDEQLAKALERKVWLPSGGTLIIEHTEAMTVVDVNTGKFTGSGGNLEETVTRNNLEAAEEIVRQMRLRDIGGMIIVDFIDMVLESNRDLVLRRLTEALSRDRTRHQVSEVTSLGLVQMTRKRLGTGLLEAFSSTCTCCSGRGIIVHANPVEVTGAGDDAPRQESSKRSRRGGKKKADAPTEAKPAHNPSEHPMFRAMASHPEGEEPSGPDVEDSAADAAPASDGDPTAPDRDSDPVEVATEAVAAVAPDPAPEASVAEDVVETGPAAEPQPVVDTAAADPEPPRKRRRAARRPAAAPAAATEQVSAAVEAPPVATVAPADAAPVTTVGAAAVVDEPVVAAKRRTRRRAAGRPAGPPQED; via the coding sequence GTGGCCGACAATGGCTCGTCCGAAGACTTGAACACCGCCGACTCGAACGCCGAATCCACCCCGGCGCAGGAGTTCCCACACAAGCTGAGGGTGCACGCGCTCGCCCGGATACTGGGCATCCCCAGCCGGGAGGTGCTCGTACACCTCGCCGAACTCGGCATCGTGGCCCGCAGCCCTCAGTCGAGCATCGATCGCAGTGCCGCGGTGCAGGTCCGCGACCGTATCGCCGAGCCCGCCGCAGCAGACCCCGAGGCCACTCCGGGTGCCCCCGCGCCGGTCGATGTACCCGCGGCCGATCCCGCACCCGAGGCCCCCGTCGAGTCGGCCCGTGCCGCATCGGCACCGGCCGACGTGTCATCGGAGTCGACGACTCCGTCGTTGTTCTCCGCGGTCGAGGCCGTCGAACCCACCACGAAGGCGGACGCCGGCGACTCGTCGCAGGGGCCGCTGTTCCTGCAGCCGCAGGCCCCGGAGCCGAGTACGCGTCGACGCACGCAACGCGCCGACAAGCCCGCTCCGGCCGACGACGTCGCCACCACCCCGTCCGACGATGACGCCACCTCCACCCGCTCCGAGTCCCCGGCCGCCACCGCGGAGGATTCCGACGGCTCCACCGACGGCGCCGACAACGACAGCGGCGGCGACAACGACGGTGACGGCTCCGGCTCGGGCTCCCGCCGCCGGCGTCGCGGACGTCGTGGTCGCGGCCGTGGTCGTGGTGATCAGGTGGCCGGTGAGCAGAACTCCGACCTCGACGACTCCTCGGACGACGAGTCCACCGGCTCGTCCGACGACTCCGGCACCGACAGCGCTGCCGCCGACTCCCGGCCCGATGACGCCGAGCAGTCCGACACGACCACCACCGAGCCCCGTTCGGGCCGCCGCGGTGGCGGACGGCGCGGGTCGGGCGCGAAGAACGCCGACGCGACCGCAGGCAACGCCGACGACACCGCAGGCGAGAAGCCCGACGATCAGAAGTCCGGTCAGAACACCTCCGCCGGGGACAAGTCGGACGGGAAATCGTCCGACGGGGACGACACGTCGACGAAGGACACCGGGTCCGACGAGGCCGACACCCGCGATGACGACTCCGACGACGACGACTCGTCGGCGAACAATCGCCGCCGCCGCCGTCGCCGTCGTCGCAAGGGTGGCGCCGACGGAGACGACCAGCCGAGCGACGATCCGCCGAACACCGTGGTCCACGAGCGCGAGCCACGAGCCAAGTCGCGCTCGTCGTCCTCGTCCTCCACGCGTGACCGCGACGAGGTCCAGGGCATCTCCGGATCCACCCGTCTCGAGGCCAAGCGTCAGCGCCGCCGTGACGGCCGCGACGCCGGCCGCCGCCGTCCGCCGATCCTCACCGAGTCCGAGTTCCTGGCCCGTCGGGAGGCTGTCGACCGGGTGATGGTCGTCCGGGAGCGCTCGGCCAACGTCGGTCTGTCCGACGACTCCGACCAGACGACCGCGCCGACCGAGGACTACACCCAGGTCGCGGTCCTCGAGGACGGCGTGCTCGTCGAACACTTCGTCACGACCTCGACCTCGTCGTCGATGGTCGGCAACATCTTCCTCGGCCGGGTGCAGAACGTCCTGCCCGGCATGGAGGCGGCGTTCGTCGACATCGGCCGGGGACGCAACGGCGTGCTCTACGCCGGTGAGGTCAACTGGGACGCGGCCGGACTCGACGGCGGTAGCCGCAAGATCGAGCAGGCGCTGCGGCCCGGCGACCCGGTTGTCGTCCAGGTCAGCAAGGACCCCGTGGGACACAAGGGTGCGCGACTGACGACCCAGATCTCCCTCGCCGGCCGCTACCTCGTGTACGTGCCCGGTGGTTCGTCGACCGGCATCAGCCGCAAGCTGCCCGACGTCGAACGCAAGCGACTCAAGCAGATCCTCTCGAAGTTGGTCCCGGCCGAGGCCGGCGTGATCATCCGGACGGCGTCCGAGGGCGTCAGCGCCGAGGAACTGTCCGCCGACATCGACCGTCTCAAGGCGCAGTGGGCCCAGATCGAAGAGGCCACCGCGGGAGCGGGCAAGGCCAAGGGTGCCTCGCCGCAGGCGCTCTACGAGGAGCCCGACCTGCTCGTGAAGGTCGTCCGCGACCTGTTCAACGAGGACTTCAAGAAGCTTGTCGTCGACGGCGACTCCGCCTGGGACCATGTCCAGGGTTACGTCGAGTCGGTCGCCCCCGACCTCGCCGACCGGCTCGTGAAGTTCACCAAGCCGCACGCGGACTCACCGGATGCGTTCGTCGTGCACCGCATCGACGAACAACTCGCCAAGGCGCTCGAGCGCAAGGTGTGGCTGCCCTCGGGCGGAACGCTGATCATCGAGCACACCGAGGCGATGACCGTGGTCGACGTCAACACCGGGAAGTTCACCGGTTCCGGTGGAAACCTGGAGGAGACGGTCACCCGGAACAACCTCGAGGCGGCCGAGGAGATCGTCCGCCAGATGCGCCTGCGGGACATCGGCGGGATGATCATCGTCGACTTCATCGACATGGTCCTCGAATCCAATCGCGACCTCGTTCTGCGCCGTCTGACCGAGGCCCTCTCGCGCGACCGCACCCGGCACCAGGTGTCCGAGGTGACGTCCCTCGGACTGGTCCAGATGACCCGTAAGCGGCTGGGAACCGGTCTGCTGGAAGCGTTCTCGTCGACCTGCACCTGCTGCTCCGGTCGTGGGATCATCGTCCACGCCAACCCGGTCGAGGTGACCGGCGCCGGCGACGACGCACCGCGTCAGGAGAGTTCCAAGCGCTCCCGTCGTGGCGGCAAGAAGAAGGCGGACGCCCCGACCGAGGCCAAGCCCGCCCACAACCCGTCCGAGCACCCGATGTTCCGTGCGATGGCGTCGCACCCCGAGGGCGAGGAGCCGTCGGGTCCGGATGTCGAGGACTCGGCCGCCGACGCCGCACCCGCTTCCGACGGTGACCCGACCGCGCCCGACCGTGACAGCGATCCGGTGGAGGTCGCCACCGAGGCGGTCGCCGCCGTCGCGCCCGATCCCGCTCCGGAGGCGTCGGTCGCCGAGGACGTCGTCGAGACCGGACCGGCTGCCGAGCCCCAGCCTGTCGTCGACACCGCAGCCGCCGATCCCGAGCCGCCGCGCAAGCGTCGTCGCGCGGCCCGTCGTCCGGCGGCGGCACCCGCGGCTGCCACCGAGCAGGTCTCGGCCGCCGTGGAGGCACCGCCCGTCGCCACCGTCGCTCCCGCCGACGCCGCACCGGTCACCACCGTGGGCGCGGCGGCAGTGGTCGACGAACCGGTGGTCGCCGCCAAACGGCGGACTCGTCGACGAGCGGCCGGTCGGCCTGCCGGTCCGCCGCAGGAGGACTGA
- the rplU gene encoding 50S ribosomal protein L21 — MATYAIVKTGGKQYKVAEGDLVKVEKIDGPVGSTVPLPVTLVVDGSTLTTDSDALAKAAVTGEVVEHVKGPKIRIHKFKNKTGYHKRQGHRQKLTVLKVTGIK, encoded by the coding sequence ATGGCAACGTACGCGATCGTCAAGACCGGCGGTAAGCAGTACAAGGTCGCTGAAGGCGACCTGGTGAAGGTCGAGAAGATCGACGGACCGGTCGGCTCCACGGTGCCGCTGCCCGTCACCCTCGTCGTCGACGGCTCGACGCTGACCACCGACTCCGACGCGCTGGCCAAGGCCGCCGTCACCGGTGAGGTCGTCGAGCACGTCAAGGGCCCGAAGATCCGCATCCACAAGTTCAAGAACAAGACCGGCTACCACAAGCGCCAGGGCCACCGTCAGAAGCTGACGGTGCTCAAGGTCACCGGTATCAAGTAA
- the rpmA gene encoding 50S ribosomal protein L27, with protein sequence MAHKKGASSSRNGRDSNAQRLGVKRFGGQVVSAGEILVRQRGTHFHPGVNVGRGGDDTLFALSAGAVEFGQKRGRKTINIVVADTVQV encoded by the coding sequence ATGGCACACAAGAAGGGTGCATCCAGCTCGCGCAACGGTCGCGACTCGAATGCACAACGACTCGGCGTCAAGCGATTCGGTGGCCAGGTGGTCAGCGCGGGCGAGATCCTGGTCCGTCAGCGCGGAACCCATTTCCACCCCGGCGTGAACGTCGGACGCGGTGGCGACGACACCCTGTTCGCCCTGTCGGCAGGCGCGGTGGAGTTCGGCCAGAAGCGTGGACGCAAGACGATCAACATCGTCGTCGCGGACACAGTTCAGGTCTGA
- the obgE gene encoding GTPase ObgE produces the protein MSRFVDRVTIHATAGNGGHGCSSVHREKFKPLGGPDGGNGGNGGSVTLVVDPQVHTLLDFHFRPHASAQNGRPGAGSNRDGADGDDLILPVPDGTVVLDANGKIVADMVGAGTTYAAAAGGRGGLGNASLASRARKAPGFALLGEEGEVNELVLELKSVADVGLVGFPSAGKSSLVSVLSAAKPKIADYPFTTLVPNLGVVTAGSDIFTIADVPGLIPGASAGKGLGLEFLRHLERCAVLAHVVDCATLDPGRDPLSDIDALEAELAAYTPALSSDHGLTDLADRPRVVILNKIDVPDAADLAELVTAEVAERGWPVYAISAVSHAGLTELTYALAELVRRHRTENPPPVPRRAVIRPKAVDDTGFTVVPDPATPGGFIVRGTRPERWIKQTQFDNDEAVGYLADRLSRLGVEAELTKQGAVAGAPVTIGDVSFDWDPQVPSGEDVPIQGRGSDVRLDRPDRIGAADRKVARKARRHHADDFGSAPVDLGAEAFADAGMSDDGLSDDLHDDDR, from the coding sequence ATGTCGAGATTCGTCGACCGCGTGACCATTCACGCAACGGCGGGCAACGGCGGTCACGGCTGCTCGTCGGTGCATCGTGAGAAGTTCAAACCGCTCGGCGGACCCGACGGCGGCAACGGGGGCAACGGCGGCAGCGTCACCCTCGTGGTCGACCCACAGGTGCACACGCTGCTCGATTTCCACTTCCGGCCGCACGCCAGCGCCCAGAACGGCCGACCGGGTGCTGGTTCCAACCGCGACGGCGCCGACGGAGACGACCTGATCCTGCCGGTGCCCGACGGAACGGTGGTGCTCGACGCCAACGGCAAGATCGTCGCCGACATGGTCGGCGCGGGAACGACCTACGCCGCCGCGGCCGGCGGCCGTGGCGGGCTCGGCAACGCCTCGTTGGCCTCCCGTGCCCGCAAGGCACCCGGATTCGCCCTCCTCGGCGAGGAGGGTGAGGTCAACGAACTCGTCCTGGAGCTGAAGTCGGTCGCCGACGTCGGTCTGGTGGGTTTCCCGTCGGCGGGCAAGTCCTCGCTGGTGTCGGTCCTCTCGGCGGCCAAGCCGAAGATCGCCGATTACCCGTTCACCACGCTGGTGCCCAATCTCGGTGTCGTGACCGCGGGTTCGGACATCTTCACCATCGCCGACGTGCCGGGCCTGATCCCGGGGGCGTCGGCGGGCAAGGGGCTCGGCCTCGAGTTCCTCCGTCACCTCGAACGGTGTGCCGTCCTCGCCCACGTCGTGGACTGTGCGACCCTCGATCCCGGTCGGGATCCGTTGTCCGACATCGACGCACTCGAGGCGGAACTCGCCGCCTACACGCCTGCGCTGTCGTCCGACCACGGTCTCACCGACCTCGCCGACCGTCCCCGTGTGGTCATTCTCAACAAGATCGACGTCCCCGACGCCGCCGATCTGGCCGAACTGGTGACCGCCGAGGTCGCGGAGCGCGGCTGGCCTGTCTACGCCATCTCGGCGGTCAGCCATGCCGGGCTGACCGAATTGACCTATGCGCTGGCCGAACTCGTACGTCGCCATCGCACGGAGAACCCGCCGCCGGTCCCGCGCCGCGCGGTCATCCGTCCCAAGGCGGTCGACGACACCGGCTTCACCGTCGTGCCCGACCCGGCGACCCCGGGTGGGTTCATCGTCCGCGGTACGCGTCCGGAACGCTGGATCAAGCAGACCCAGTTCGACAACGACGAGGCCGTCGGCTACCTGGCCGACCGGTTGAGTCGCCTGGGCGTGGAGGCCGAACTCACCAAACAGGGTGCGGTGGCCGGTGCCCCCGTGACCATCGGCGACGTCAGCTTCGACTGGGATCCGCAGGTACCCAGCGGCGAGGACGTGCCCATCCAGGGACGCGGCAGCGACGTCCGACTCGATCGCCCCGATCGCATCGGTGCCGCCGACCGCAAGGTCGCGCGCAAGGCGCGCCGCCACCACGCCGACGATTTCGGTTCTGCGCCGGTCGATCTCGGTGCGGAGGCCTTCGCCGACGCCGGGATGTCGGACGACGGGTTGAGCGACGACCTGCACGACGATGACCGCTGA